The Helianthus annuus cultivar XRQ/B chromosome 15, HanXRQr2.0-SUNRISE, whole genome shotgun sequence genomic sequence ACTCATACAAGGTTAATCAGGAAGATGAAGTTCAAGATGACATGAACAACAAAAGTTCATCAGACTCAAATGCTTTTGAGTCACATTCACCACATAATGAAGTTATTACTGAAGAAGAAGCCGATGGGAATGATATTCAAAGTACACTTGATGCTGCTGCAAGAGTCCTTCTGTGAAGATAAGATCATTAAATAACTTGTATCAAGATTCCACACAACTCACACAGGACCAAGTTACAGAACTGTATCGAAAAAGTGGTGTTATACCGAACCAAAGTCACTCGAATTTCATGTTCTATACGGAATTGAATCCTTAAACGTTTGAATAAGCAAATGAAAAGGATAACTGGAGGAAAGTTATGGATTATGAAATAGAGTCCATGTTGAGGAATGAAACCTGGGAATTAGCTGATTTGCCAAAAGGACAAAAACCTATTGGAGTAAATTGGGTTTATAAAACCAAGTATGATGAAAATGGTAAGATCGATAAATACAAAGCAAGATTACTTATGAAAGGGTACAAATAGAAGCACGCAATTGATTATCAAGAAGTATTTGCGCCTATCATTTGCTTTGAAATTTTTCGCTTAGTTATTGTCTTAGCGACTAAGTTTACTTGGCATTTGCATCAAATGGATGCCAATTCCGCTTTCTTGAATGGTAAGTTAAAGaaaaggtgtgtgtgtgtgtgtgtgtgtgtgtgtatcaACCAAAAGGGTATATTAAACCTGGTCAAGAACATAAAGTATGCATTCTCAACAAGGCAATATACGGATTGAAACAGGCCTCACGCGCTTGGTACAACAGAATAGATGATTACTTCTACAACCAGGGTTTTTCGAAATGTACATCTGAACATACTTTGTTTTTGAAATAAACTGTCAATACATGATTGTTGGTATGTTTATATGTAGACGATCTTATCGTAGCCAGAGATTTATTAGAGGTTATACAAAGATTCTATGAAGTTTGAGTTCGATGTGACAGATATAGATAATCTTCATTACTTCTTGGGGATGGAAATTACTTATAAGGATATACTATTAAAATCTCCCAACATAAATAGGTGAGGAATCTCCTTAAAAATTTGGAATGAGCAATTGTAAATATGCCATCACACCAATTTAatacaacttaaaactaaacaagcATGATCCCGAAGATCTTGTAGATCTAAGCTTATATAGAATATTAGTGGGGAGTTACATGTATTTAACAAACACTAGACCAGATCTTATGTATGTAAGGATTCTAAAATACTTGAAAGGAATAACAGATTGTGGACTGATTTATTCAAAAAAATAATGAAATACTAGTAGGTTATAGCGATAGTGAttatgcaggaatttagatgataGCAAAAGTACATCCAGATATGTATTTTCAAATAGGTTCGAGTACAATctcctggcaatcaaagaaacaaaaggtTGTTGCTTTGTCATCAACTGAAGCAAAATATATTGCTTTGTCTTTAACTGGAGGATACCAAGGCTTACAGTTAAATAGGATACTAGAAGAATTGAACATTTTTAGCAAAGAATCTATTAGAGTTTTCTGTGATAACAAATCCACAATATGTTTAACCAAAAACCCAATGTATCATGGGAAAAACAAACACATACAAATAAAGTATCACTTCATCGGAGATTTAGAGATTGAAGTTCACTTTTGCACAACCAAGTTACAATTGGCTGAGATCCTCACCAAAGCTCTCCAACCTAAAGATTTTATTCGACTTAGGAGTCTCTTGCATGTACAACCAATCTAACTTATGGGAGGGTATTAGATATAATTAAGGTAGATTAATATAACGTAGAACATATGTATCATAAACTTCATGCCAATTCGACCCATTGTGAATCGGGTGATCTACATTGTATATATATTATGGTATCACGTCAAATGACGGTTACCAAATTGTTATTccaaaacaataaataaaatatttgttATTCTCAAATCGCTTCCAATAAACGTAACCTGAAAATCTATAACGTGCCCAAGATCACCAACATATGAAACTTTGGTGACTTAGTGAAACAAATGTGAAATTTTCTTATATGGGCAAATATCATAAAAAACCAACATACTTTCTCATAGAAGTCCTCAACAATTCTTTGCATATGAAAAACCAACATACTTTTCGTTTTGTCTCTTAAAAGTCCCTCAACAATTTTTTAAACATTAAAGTCCGTTCACATGTTTAATTTAAACAATAttatgacaaaaaaaaaacaacatctTGCAATTGTCAAAGTTGTCCATTGGTTCTTTTCAGCTTGTTCGACTACTTGGTTCCTTTTATTTGGTTTGAATTTTTGGGTTAAACCAAAAAGTGAAGCAAACACAACGGACTTTAAGTACTTTAAACCTGAACACAAACCGCATTCAAATTTGGTTTGGTTTTCGGTTTGAACCGAATACAAGGAATTCATATTACTGGGTTTATTCGACTAAATATAAAGTATAGTTTACTTTGGATATTCGATTTGTTGGGCTACATATAAATCGAATTAATTTTATTTGGTTCTAATTTAATCGTTTTTTTGTTCGATTTTCATTTTCAACTGGTTTCAGTTCTGTAGCAATGACCTATGAATCTTCAAAGATACATTAGGATAAAACATAGCGTAGAAAGTTTCAAAAAAAAGTTTGTCATAATTTTGTTCAAATTTAACATGTGAATGGACTTTAATGTTTAGCAATTATTGTTGAGGAACTTTTGTGAGATAAAACAGAAAGTATGTTGGTTTTTTACGTGCAAAAAATTGTTGTGGGACTTTTATGAGAAAAATAAGAAAAGTATAGTGGTTTTTTTATATGGTATTTTCCCTTCTTATATTTTACAAAGTTTGATGTTTAAACACCCAAATTTGTTGAATTTATTCTTATTTAACTATTTGATAATTTTTTTCATTGTCTTCTGTAAGAAATTATTCATCAATTTGATCACAAATCCCAGCTCAAGATCCCCTAATATCGTTCTCTAGAAAAATGATCAATCATGTCGCACTTCGGAAGAGCTGGGCCACCGGACCAATTTCATCATTTAATTTGCAAAACCCCCAATTTGTGTAACAGATTTTATGTTTGCAGGCACAACTGTTGACTGATGATTTTGCATCCCTTTTTTTATAAGTATGGGAAGGTTGTTGATGTATTCATCCCTAAAGATCGCAGGTATAGTAATTTTCCTTGATTTCATAAACTTTTTAATAGTTTAGTAGACCCGAAACCTGAATTCAGATAGGAGATTAGTTTTAATTTATTTGTGAGTAAAGTTTGTTAAATACAAATACTCGTTTACCAGAATCATATTCATAAATATTCTTTATTTAGTTTATTTGTATATGTTTGTGGGTGGCAATTTACTAATGTATTTATTTGTTATGTTTTTTATAGTACGGGAAACTTAGTCTTTCCACATAACCTGACTTCCATCCCGCCAAGGGACTATCAGAGTAAAAACTACTAAGCACACCACAAAGAGCAAGCTTGCAATTTTAGAAACTCGAGGAGTAAATGTGAAATACGAgcaaccacagggactatccgggcatttttctccaACTTTTATTAATTACATAaaaatttaaattcaaataaaaTATTATGTGAAAATATCAACAATATGTATTTGAAAACGCCAACAAGTAAAACTTTAATATACAAGGAGTATACTTGAAGCCTGTAAACATTCTCTTACTAATATTTTTGTATTTGTTCTTGGGTAACGGGGTAATGTACTAATCAATTAActttaagttattttttttttatatttagggTAATTACTAATCCATTAACTTTTAAGTTTTATATTTATGATTTTTTTAGGTAAAAAGTTTATATAAAAACTTAAATAAGTAAGAATTGTATTTGGAAGTTCTAACGggtaattttaatttttatcaaACTAACAGGATGCCTAACGGATAATTATACGACAAGTATTAGGCCAAAACCTGGGAGGCCTGTATTACCAATACTTGTTCAAAACACGTCCCATTGCCATCCAAAGGTTTAGCGATTTCATATTCATTTCATAGTTGAACTGGTATAAGTCATCACATATGCATTAGTTGAAGTTGTGAGTAACCTGTTTGGTGCTTTTAGGACTCGGATTCTCGGGGGTTATACAAGTATGCAGATGAGGCACAGAAGGCGGTGGACAGGCTTGATGGTGAGTGCTGGATTTATAATTGTTGTAATAATATGATCTATGATTCAAAGGCatatgtgtttatgtttatgaAATTGTTTTAGGAGGAATTGTTGATGGTAGAGAGATAATGGTTCAATTTGCTACATATGAGCCTGATCCTGAAAGAATGTGGGCGAGTTATGTTACTGCTAAAATGGTTTTTTGTATATGAAGATGCATTAGCTTATGATTATTGCCTTTAATAGTTTGATCTTAATCACGAAGAGAGTTGTTAGATATATTTTTTTGATGATGACTTGTGGTTTTGAATATACAATTTACTCTGTATATTTTTTCCAATTGCGTGCTTGAATTTAAAATGCGTGCATCAGGAGCGCATAATGCCTGATGCGTATGATGTGGTGATGAGACGCATTGTTGTAGTTGATGTGATGTGATTCCATGATGCGAATGTGATGCGGTCTAACGACGTTGAGTAGTTGACCAGTACTTGAACAAATTTGACCAGTGATTGCATTGGATCTGAGTTTTTCAAATCTGACCGTCGATTGAACACATACATCTGCCGATGGATGATGagaatatattatattttactaGTTAAAAGTTATCAAGTTTAAAATAGTCTATAAATAATCAATTGTTTTAGGAAGAGTTGTTGATGGTAGAGAGATGATGGTTCAATTTGCTAAATATAGGCCTGGTCCTGAAAGAATGTGAGCAACATATGTTACTGCGAAAATGTTCTTTTGCATATGAAGATGCATTAGCTTATGATGATTGCCTTTAATAGTTTGATCTTAATCACGAAGAGAGTTGTTAGATATAATTTTTTGACGACGACTTGTGGTTTTGAATATACAATCTCCCTCTGTGTATTTTTTCCAATTGCGTGCTCGGATTTAAAATGTGTGCATCAGGAGTGCATAATGCTGATGCGTATGATGTGGTGATGAGATGCATTGTTGTAGTTGATGTGATGTGATTCCATGATGCGAATGTGATGCGGTCTAATGAAGATTAGTAGTTAACTAGTGTTTGACCACATTTGACCAGTGATTGCATTGGATCTGAGTTTTTCAAATCTGACCGTCGATTGAACACATCTAAACATCTGATGATGGATTATGagaatatattatattttactggTTAAAAGTTATCAAGTTAAAAATAGTCTATAAATAATCAATTGTTTTAGGAAGAGTTGTTGATGGTAGAGAGATAATGGTTCAATTTGCTACAATGCTTTTTTGCATATGAAGAATGTGAGCGACTTATGTTACTGCTAAAATGCTTTTTTGCATATGAAGATGCATTAGCTTATGATGATTGCCTTTAATAGTTTGATCTTAATCACGAAGATAGTTATTAGATATAAATTTTtggggtattggattttaataatcccaagtttcactaattggccggtaataatcccaacttcaaaaattgcctacaacagtcccaacttgtaagattttgaccaccaatgatccttgtctaactgggttataacccagttaggcttttgaagttttgagcggcggagaaggtcactagaggttggagatgacaagtggtggtctcctttggtggtttcaggggtaaagaaggtcgtcggaataagttgcaggtcGCCGGAGTTGCGTAGATGGTGGAAATTTTAAGCTTTTGAGAAGCGGAGAAGATTACAGGAGGTCGGAGATGATTGGTGGTGGTCTcgtttggtggtttcaggggtaaaacgggtcgctggaataagttgcaggtcaccagcccaacaaggttataacccagttagacaaggatcattggtggccaaaatcttacaagttgggactgttgtaggcaatttttgaagttgggattattaccggccacttagtgaaacttgggattattaaaatccaatacccctaAATTTTTTTATGACTTGTGGTTTTGAATATACAATGTTACTCTGTATATTTTTTTCCAATTGCGTGCTTGGATTTAAAATGCGTTCATCAGGAGCGCATAATGCCTGATGCGTATGATATGGTGACGGGATGCATTGTTGTCGTTGATGTGATGCGATTCTATGATGCAAATGTGATGCGGTCTAATGAAGTTGAGTAGTTGACCAGTTTTTGAACAAATTTGACCAGTGATTGCAATGGATCTGAGCTTTTCAAATCTGACCGTCGATTGAACATATCCATCGTCAATCTATACATCTGACGATGGATGATGagaatatattatattttacagGTTAAAAGTTATCAAGTTAAAGATAGTCTATAAATAAtcttaatatatattattttaacaaaaagCGCCTCACAAGCTTCATGCACGCTCTTCGCGCATTGTGCATTGGAGTGCCACACGCTTTTTGAAACCAAGATTGCGTGTTGACTGATTTCGTGTTTTTCCATTTAGTTAGTCACAAGGGAAGGATACTCGAACCCATAGAAAAGTTTGAGGGGAGATCAAGGAGCCGAAGCCCGAGGCCAAGGTAAAGATCCGTGCACACATAGGCTTGTTTGATAGGTATAGAATAACTCAAGTAGTTTCTCTAAAAGTGTAACAACGGGGGCAACCGAATTGTGGCTTGTCCGCTCTGCAGCATCTTTTCGGACGTCGCCACAAGCGCACCATTATTGGTGCTTTAATACACATTAGATACCGACTcctacatctttaaaaataatagATACGTGTTTACGATCGATCTTTTAGATTTATCATCTATAACATTGCAACATGCTTTAAAGTCAAAAGAAATCTATGATATTTTTAACACTTAATAATTGGATCAATAACTTAAAAGGATAATGATTATTGTAtacttaatgttttaagcactggTAACTTTAGATTTTACAAAGTGAATAGTTTTTTTTATAGTTCTATTCAAGTGATGAAATACTAAATAATCTATGTAAAACAAATCTTGATCGTTGCGACGAGTAAGAATTAAAAGACGATCAAAATGATAACACCTTGTAGTCTTGTACGAGCAACAGCTCAATCTTTTCGTGGGCCTAAAACAAATTCTAGAATAGCGACCCTTCACATAAACAATTATCAATAACAAAGTTCATACAATTAGGATCTTTAATCATAAAATGTGTtctttttatgtaaaaaaaaaccTTACATTAAGATAATGAAGGAGGAATTCGAACAATTCACTGAACCCAGTGAATGAAGCTAAGCAGTTAatgcggtgggatatcggtaattttaatatcatgctaaatttatatatatagcaatttaacactaacaatgtaacaagtaagaactgactaagacttaaaacactaacatttaacagtaacaactaacaattgacttaaaacactaatagcagcaataagaagaaagatgaacggtagaaataagaagaatggtattgatatcgggaaaatcggtgatttatcgatcaaatatcggTCCTATATCGGACAATATCGCTgatattatcggtaccgatattctgaccaaTATTTTGTACCGCTATCTCGGCAGGgaaccgataaccgatatatcgggatattaactgcataggaaTGAAGGTAGTAAATTTCAGGGGTCTATTAACACTCCGATTACACATTAAAACTCTTGACCCCTAAAATTGGTTTTTGGGATCGTTAAGCTTCAAAGTAGGGGTGTGCAAAGTCTATTAGTTTGGTTATCGATGGTCGGTTAAACATGTTTGGTTAACCATCAGTTATTGATCAGTTTTGGTTATGTTCGGTCAGTTGTCAAACATATCTTTTTATCTGTTGCCTTGTTCAAactaaaaatggtccaaattattttttttatactcAGTTATACATGGAAATATGCATTGTTCAATTAGAAAAACATAACGAAATCATGTTATTGGAAAATGAAGAACAACACGTTTAATGACATTGATATACCAGGACGAATATTTATTTCAAGCAAACTGAAAAAGCATGCTTGACTTGCTCATAAAGCAAGACACATGGATGATGTATGGTCATGAATGACGGTCTCTTATTCTTTCGACAAATAAGTTCGGTTTAGAAAGTCTTGCATAACTGTAAAATCTCAAACCAACACACCCACACACAGTAAATGCTCAGAAACAAGCATTATAAACACAAGTTTGACTGGTTTCTGAAGTTCATAATAGCAAGTCCAGAGTAGTACCGAATCAAGAACCCATGCACCATTTACTGTTTACTGAGCACGAAGAACTTCAATCTCGAAAACCAAAGTTGAGTCAGGCTGGATGCCCCAAGCAGGAAAACCGCCAGCGCCATAAGCATAGTCAGGAGTGCACTGCAATAATTAACTTATGTCATGACCGATGACTCTTGCAGCAAAACAGTACACGAGTTTTGTTGATTTTAGAAAATCAAACTGTATAAACAGATGTTGTATGTTACCGTTAGCCGAGCAACTTCTCCCAATTGCATTCCCAAAACACCTTCATCCCAACCTGCATTGATAAAGGCAAGTCAAAACACATGAAATCTGAAAGAAAGAACCACGTCAGATATCGGGCTACTATAAATAAACAAAAGCACATATATTTGTTTACTTTGCCAGGTCATAATCTTGTTTAATATTAAATCGACAATctttataaaaacaaaagataaatAGAACTTCGATCATGAACTCGGTATTGATTTCTTCATACAAAACAATATCTAAAAGCATCTTAATTGCTGTCGGAGACTAAAGACAAAACAACAAAATAAGCTTTATTACCTATTTTACATAAACCTTTTTTTGGGGGggattggcctgtaataatcccacctagaccttattgaccattaataatcccacctcagaatattccccccaccagtcccacctttcacctatttttcctacaatggtcccccgttaaaaaaacttaacggagttaagcttttttccaaattacaaacagatttttttgGGCTTtcgatcagaacgatgatacgagtccattgatgtaaaacttacttcgaaatggtgctccaagtgacttgattttggttaattggaaatttaaacacccgaattgaagcgtcgttttcatcgttcGGAGCACCGTTttgaggcaagttttacatcaatggactcgtatcgtcgttctaatcaaaagccctaaaaatctgtttgtaatttggaaaaaagcttaactccgttaagtttttctaacgggggaccattgtaggaaaaataggtgaaaggtgggactggtgggggaatattctaaggtgggattattaatggtcaataaggtttaggtgggattattacaggccaatttccctttgTTTTTCGAACAAACATTTCATAATTTCTTCATTTGTTAAATTGTTTTTACATACCAGTTTCCTACAGCCATTACTTTAACCAATTTTGGCCCAAAAGTACATGATCACCTTGTGCAACAGGCGCCTCTTTTTAAACCAAGACTGCACGTGAACTCAAAAATCCATATACTGGTTCACGTAACTGAAACATGACTATAGACTCATCCAATATAAGAAAATATCAAAAAACTATCACCAGACTGAAATTTATCAACTTCTTACAACTGCAAACATCAAATGTTTGTAGAAAGCTACTTATCTCGTTTTATTTCACATCAAAAGCATCAATCTTTCTTCGTTCAAGTTACTCCTCAGTTCTAAACAAAATTTTGAATTAGAAATAACATGATGCCTAATCAAGTTCAGATTTGAGGACTATAGCTTAAGTGACTTAACAAATAATAATACCAAAAGCAACAAATTACCTTTAATAACTTGGCCTAGGCCAAGTTTGAAGGTGAACGGCTGCTGCCCCTCATCCTTGGTGCTAATAATTaccaagaaaaaaaaaagattcttTATTAAACAAAAAACACATCAAAAGTAGATGAAACAAAAAATACAAACTCATCAATGTGCTACAGTCATTCTTACCTCCAGAATTTTTGAGACAGATCGCCATTTTTCCCTGAAATCacgtttaaaaataaaaatatctcAAAATTAGAAATAAAACGGAAAAGCAAAAACATACTGCAACCATATCAAGTCGAACCACAAGCTTCCATTTTTTGATTGAAAAACacgtataaaaataaaaaaaaatatcacaAAATTAGAAATAAAACAGAAAAGCAAAAACATGCTGTAACCAAATCAAGTCGAACCACAAGCTTCCATTTGATGAAAAAACATAACGCGCGCCAAGCCGATAAAGTTCTAAACAGAACGCAAAGTGCATCGCTTTTCATACAAAAAGACTCGATGTATTtaatctttatttaatttttttatacttGTCATTAGTTTCTAGCATAACGTACCTAAAACATAGATAAATGGTCAAATAGAGAAACAACATATATGCACAAAACCTTCTACGTACAAGAGGCGCGCCTTT encodes the following:
- the LOC110912623 gene encoding peptidyl-prolyl cis-trans isomerase FKBP12, with amino-acid sequence MGVEKELIRAGNGPKPVKGQNVTVHCTGFGKNGDLSQKFWSTKDEGQQPFTFKLGLGQVIKGWDEGVLGMQLGEVARLTCTPDYAYGAGGFPAWGIQPDSTLVFEIEVLRAQ